A window of the Oncorhynchus masou masou isolate Uvic2021 chromosome 13, UVic_Omas_1.1, whole genome shotgun sequence genome harbors these coding sequences:
- the LOC135553013 gene encoding small nuclear ribonucleoprotein Sm D2: MSLLNKPKSEMTPEELQKREEEEFNTGPLSVLTQSVKNNTQVLVNCRNNKKLLGRVKAFDRHCNMVLENVKEMWTEVPKSGKGKKKSKPVNKDRYISKMFLRGDSVIVVLRNPLITGK, from the exons AT GAGCCTGTTAAATAAACCCAAGTCTGAGATGACTCCTGAGGAGCTCCAGaagcgggaggaggaggagttcaATACTGGGCCCCTGTCTGTGCTCACCCAGTCTGTCAAAAACAACACACAGGTCCTCGTCAACTGCCGAAACAACAAGAAGCTGCTTGGCCGTGTCAAGGCATTTGACAG ACACTGCAACATGGTCCTGGAgaatgtgaaggagatgtggacAGAAGTTCCCAAGAGTGGCAAGGGCAAGAAGAAGTCCAAACCAGTCAACAAGGACCGTTACATCTCTAAGATGTTCCTGAGAGGAGACTCTGTAATTGTGGTGCTGAGAAACCCCCTCATCACAGGAAAATAG
- the LOC135551536 gene encoding forkhead box protein G1-like, whose translation MLNMEDLKAPVRFFNKSSFSISSLLFRREGVMSDDGAALDGILSRCSKPLSRKHISSGLSARPKEVSPQDGKYDLHRDKNCDNKEYAVQEDKRVSRNFKREDGEDTERVGEVKTCGGVEGKAKPEKPPFSYNALIMMAISQSPERRLTLNGIYEFIIGHFPYYQENRQGWQNSIRHNLSLNKCFVKIPRHYDDPGKGNYWMLDPSSENMFIAGTTGKLRCRSTAGTRAKLAIKRDSRLITTAAGLAFTGSFYWPVPSFLNLQHPAHSYPGTGSYVGPHQSNYATSILSQRSHHTTVSAINARADRLFQTNQESSYVGMGGDAQYCRHHQMSAATTFASSSLPCTLSLPNPCSFNLLSGQASYFYSHHQVPHPVTFKAWCQEDYPSSKASPAGHIYSGKNGPSDCLGSLCMGFPNYFLPSSHTSTLNTNLSWDAGK comes from the coding sequence ATGTTGAATATGGAGGATTTGAAAGCCCCTGTCAGATTTTTCAACAAGTCTTCATTCAGCATCAGCAGCCTGCTGTTTCGACGAGAGGGAGTGATGAGTGACGACGGCGCCGCACTGGATGGGATCCTTTCCCGATGCTCTAAGCCCCTTTCCAGAAAACACATTTCTTCGGGGCTATCTGCTAGGCCTAAAGAAGTTAGTCCTCAAGATGGAAAATATGATTTACATAGAGACAAAAACTGTGATAATAAAGAATACGCCGTCCAAGAGGACAAACGAGTCTCCAGAAATTTCAAAAGGGAAGACGGAGAAGATACGGAGAGAGTTGGAGAGGTGAAGACAtgtggaggagtagagggaaAAGCCAAACCGGAGAAACCTCCTTTCAGCTATAACGCTCTGATAATGATGGCTATTAGCCAGAGCCCGGAGCGAAGGCTAACCCTCAACGGCATTTATGAGTTCATCATAGGTCATTTCCCTTACTATCAAGAAAATAGACAAGGATGGCAGAATTCCATCCGACATAACCTGAGTCTGAACAAGTGCTTTGTCAAAATACCTCGCCATTATGATGACCCAGGCAAAGGCAACTACTGGATGCTTGACCCTTCAAGTGAGAACATGTTCATAGCTGGCACAACTGGTAAACTCCGGTGCCGTTCCACGGCAGGCACCCGGGCAAAGCTGGCAATTAAACGGGATTCCCGTTTGATCACCACTGCCGCCGGGCTTGCGTTCACTGGGTCATTTTATTGGCCGGTGCCATCGTTTCTAAACCTTCAACATCCTGCGCACTCATACCCGGGCACAGGGTCATATGTAGGGCCCCATCAGTCCAACTATGCCACCTCGATCCTTTCTCAACGGTCACACCACACCACCGTGAGTGCCATAAATGCTAGGGCAGACCGACTCTTCCAAACAAACCAAGAGTCGTCTTATGTTGGCATGGGTGGAGATGCGCAGTACTGTCGCCATCACCAAATGAGCGCAGCCACAACATTCGCCTCTTCATCGTTGCCATGCACTTTGTCTCTCCCTAACCCTTGTTCCTTTAACCTGCTCTCCGGACAAGCGAGTTATTTTTACTCGCATCACCAGGTACCCCACCCGGTGACGTTCAAAGCATGGTGCCAGGAGGACTACCCCTCATCCAAGGCATCTCCTGCCGGACACATTTACTCCGGAAAGAATGGACCATCGGATTGCTTGGGGAGTTTATGCATGGGGTTCCCTAATTATTTTCTTCCAAGCAGCCACACGAGCACCCTCAACACAAATCTTTCTTGGGATGCAGGGAAATGA